The Elgaria multicarinata webbii isolate HBS135686 ecotype San Diego chromosome 1, rElgMul1.1.pri, whole genome shotgun sequence genome has a window encoding:
- the RNF114 gene encoding E3 ubiquitin-protein ligase RNF114 yields MALAEASARYPEGAAAVVVAERLDPLSRFTCPVCLEVFESPVRAPCGHVFCTPCIQECLKPKKPVCGVCRSTLSHGSRALDLEKQIEMTETTCNGCNKKMYLSKLRSHAAACSKYQNYIMEGVKAVTKDPPQDTRSVPNRFTFTCPYCNERNLDQEGLVEHCRKYHNMDAKRVVCPICASMPWGDPNYRSANFMEHLQRRHQFSYDTFVDYDADEDDMMAQVLLRSLRDQ; encoded by the exons ATGGCGCTGGCTGAGGCAAGTGCTCGGTACCCGGAGGGAGCGGCAGCCGTTGTCGTCGCCGAGCGTCTGGACCCGCTCTCCCGTTTCACCTGCCCCGTGTGCCTGGAGGTGTTCGAGAGCCCCGTGCGAGCGCCCTGCGGTCATGT CTTTTGCACGCCGTGCATTCAGGAATGTCTTAAGCCAAAAAAGCCAGTTTGTGGAGTTTGCCGCAGTACCCTGTCTCATGGCAGCAGAGCTCTGGACTTGGAAAAGCAAATTGAAATGACAGAGACTACTTGCAATGGCTGCAATAAAAAA ATGTACCTCTCAAAGTTGCGTAGCCATGCAGCTGCCTGTTCGAAATACCAGAATTACATAATGGAAGGTGTTAAAGCCGTGACTAAAGATCCACCACAGGATACCAG GAGCGTTCCAAATAGATTTACATTTACTTGCCCTTACTGCAATGAGAGAAACCTGGACCAGGAAGGACTGGTAGAACACTGCAGAAAGTATCACAATATGGATGCGAAGCGAGTG GTTTGCCCAATTTGCGCATCAATGCCATGGGGAGATCCAAACTACAGAAGTGCTAACTTCATGGAACATCTTCAGCGCCGGCACCAGTTTTCTTATGATACTTTTGTG GATTACGATGCTGATGAAGATGATATGATGGCCCAAGTTCTGTTGCGTTCCTTGAGGGATCAATGA